One segment of Kogia breviceps isolate mKogBre1 chromosome 14, mKogBre1 haplotype 1, whole genome shotgun sequence DNA contains the following:
- the TUFM gene encoding elongation factor Tu, mitochondrial: protein MAASTLLRATPLFSGLGPTPLLKGLLRPLKAPALPPLCRGLAVEAKKIYVRDKPHVNVGTIGHVDHGKTTLTAAITKILAEGGGAKFKKYEEIDNAPEERARGITINAAHVEYSTAARHYAHTDCPGHADYVKNMITGTAPLDGCILVVAANDGPMPQTREHLLLARQIGVEHVVVYVNKADAVQDSEMVELVELEIRELLTEFGYKGEETPIIVGSALCALEQRDPELGLKSVQKLLDAVDTYITVPTRDLEKPFLLPIESVYSIPGRGTVVTGTLECGILKRGDECEFLGHSKNIRSVVTGIEMFHKSLERAEAGDNLGALVRGLKREDLRRGLVMAKPGSVQPHQKVEAQVYILSKEEGGRHKPFVSHFMPVMFSLTWDMACRIVLPPGKELAMPGEDLKLTLILRQPMILEKGQRFTLRDGNRTIGTGLVTDTPAMTEEDKNIKWS from the exons ATGGCGGCCTCCACCTTGCTGCGCGCGACGCCACTCTTCAGCg GTCTCGGCCCGACCCCACTGCTGAAGGGTCTTTTGCGGCCGCTGAAGGCCCCGGCATTGCCCCCCTTGTGCCGCGGCCTGGCTGTGGAGGCCAAGAAGATCTATGTGCGCGACAAGCCCCATGTAAACGTGGGTACCATTGGCCATGTAGACCACGGCAAGACCACACTGACCGCGGCCATCACGAAAA TTTTAGCCGAGGGAGGTGGGGCCAAATTTAAGAAATACGAGGAGATTGACAATGCCCCGGAGGAGCGAGCCCGAGGTATCACAATCAATGCCGCCCATGTGGAGTACAGCACCGCTGCGCGCCACTACGCCCACACTGACTGTCCCGGTCATGCAGACTATGTTAAG aaTATGATCACAGGCACAGCCCCCCTCGACGGCTGCATCCTGGTGGTGGCAGCCAACGATGGCCCCATGCCCCAGACCCGAGAACACTTATTACTGGCCAGACAG ATTGGAGTAGAGCACGTGGTGGTGTATGTGAACAAGGCGGATGCTGTGCAGGACTCTGAGATGGTGGAGCTGGTTGAGCTGGAGATCAGGGAACTGCTCACTGAATTTGGCTACAAAGGGGAGGAGACTCCGATCATCGTTGGCTCTGCCCTCTGTGCCCTTGAG CAACGTGACCCTGAGCTAGGCCTGAAGTCTGTGCAGAAGCTGCTGGATGCTGTGGACACTTACATCACAGTGCCCACCCGGGACCTGGAGAAGCCTTTCCTGCTGCCTATAGAGTCAGTGTACTCTATCCCCG gccggggcacggtGGTGACAGGCACACTAGAGTGTGGCATTTTGAAGAGGGGAGATGAGTGTGAGTTCCTGGGACACAGCAAGAATATTCGCAGTGTGGTGACAG gcATCGAGATGTTCCACAAGAGCCTGGAGAGGGCAGAGGCAGGCGACAACCTTGGGGCCCTGGTCCGTGGTTTGAAGCGGGAGGACCTGAGGCGTGGCCTGGTCATGGCCAAGCCAGGTTCCGTCCAGCCCCACCAGAAGGTGGAGGCACAG GTGTACATCCTCAGTAAGGAGGAGGGTGGCCGCCACAAGCCCTTTGTATCCCACTTCATGCCTGTCATGTTCTCCCTGACTTGGGACATGGCCTGTCGGATTGTTCTGCCTCCAGGGAAG gagcttgcCATGCCCGGGGAGGACCTGAAGCTCACCCTAATCCTGCGGCAGCCAATGATCTTAGAAAAGGGCCAGCGTTTCACCCTGCGAGATGGCAACCGGACCATCGGCACCGGCCTCGTCACTGACACGCCAGCCATGACCGAGGAGGACAAGAACATCAAGTGGAGCTGA